One stretch of Actinacidiphila sp. DG2A-62 DNA includes these proteins:
- a CDS encoding class E sortase, translating into MSRVEARKAAKAAKDSPAVVISRIVGELFITTGVLMLLFVTYQLWWTNVRAHQQAASASNNLEHQWAKGTAQGPDRNPGTFSPGEGFAIMYIPKLDVKAPIAQGVDKHKVLDKGMVGHYDGSLNTAMPWDKTGNFAVAAHRNTHGEPFRYINHLVPGDKVVVETANAYYTYQVTSSLASTPPSNIGVLKPVPAGSGFTAPGRYITLTTCTPEFTSTNRLIVWGKLVEERPRSAGKPDALLQG; encoded by the coding sequence ATGAGCCGCGTCGAGGCCAGGAAGGCCGCCAAAGCCGCCAAGGACAGCCCCGCGGTGGTCATCAGCCGTATCGTCGGCGAACTGTTCATCACCACCGGCGTGCTGATGCTGCTCTTCGTCACCTACCAGCTGTGGTGGACCAACGTCCGCGCCCACCAGCAGGCCGCGAGCGCGTCCAACAACCTCGAACACCAGTGGGCGAAGGGCACCGCGCAGGGCCCGGACCGCAACCCCGGCACCTTCTCGCCCGGCGAGGGCTTCGCGATCATGTACATCCCGAAGCTGGACGTCAAGGCGCCCATCGCGCAGGGCGTGGACAAGCACAAGGTGCTCGACAAGGGCATGGTCGGGCACTACGACGGCTCGCTGAACACCGCGATGCCGTGGGACAAGACCGGCAACTTCGCGGTCGCCGCGCACCGCAACACCCACGGCGAGCCGTTCCGGTACATCAACCACCTGGTGCCGGGCGACAAGGTCGTGGTCGAGACGGCGAACGCGTACTACACGTACCAGGTGACCAGTTCCCTGGCCTCCACGCCGCCGAGCAACATCGGCGTGCTCAAGCCCGTGCCGGCCGGCTCCGGCTTCACCGCCCCCGGCCGCTACATCACCCTCACCACCTGCACCCCCGAGTTCACGAGCACCAACCGGCTGATCGTGTGGGGCAAACTTGTCGAGGAACGCCCCCGCAGCGCCGGCAAGCCGGACGCGCTCCTGCAGGGCTGA
- a CDS encoding peptidoglycan D,D-transpeptidase FtsI family protein, producing MNKPLRRVAVFCGLLVLALLVRVNYVQFVQADQLSNDVHNRRVAINQYAQPRGDIIVDGKAVTGHTTTTGSDFKYKRTYTDGPMWAPVTGFASQAYGTTFLEGVDDKFLTGDDDRLFFNRTIDLLTGKEKKGGNVVTTLNAKAQEAAYKGLGSKKGAVAAIDPRTGAILALASTPSYDPGSFAGNSATDEKNWVALDKKNDPDDPMLNRALRQTYPPGSTFKLVTAAAALQSGKIDDIDKKTSTPDPYTLPGTTTPLVNEGHIPCKDATLRNALKYSCNTVFGKLGAEVGLKDMVDEAEQFGFNKEQFVPVRADASNFDTKMSDDLLAQSSIGQYDTAATPLQMAMVASAIANNGVLMKPYEVDKLVAPNLSTISQTSPSELSKPLSPENAQKLQSMMETVVNEGTGTNAKISEPGVRVGGKTGTAQHGVGNDKAPYAWFVSYAMTDQGSPVAVAVVVEDGSANRDDISGGGLAAPIAKKVMEAVLHK from the coding sequence GTGAACAAGCCCCTGCGACGCGTCGCGGTCTTCTGCGGCCTGCTCGTCCTCGCCCTGCTGGTCCGGGTGAACTACGTCCAGTTCGTCCAGGCCGACCAGTTGTCCAACGACGTGCACAACCGCCGGGTGGCGATCAACCAGTACGCCCAGCCGCGCGGCGACATCATCGTCGACGGCAAGGCGGTCACCGGCCACACCACCACCACCGGCAGCGACTTCAAGTACAAGCGCACCTACACCGACGGGCCGATGTGGGCGCCGGTGACCGGCTTCGCCTCGCAGGCCTACGGCACCACCTTCCTGGAGGGCGTGGACGACAAGTTCCTCACCGGGGACGACGACCGGCTGTTCTTCAACCGGACCATCGACCTGCTCACCGGCAAGGAGAAGAAGGGCGGGAACGTCGTCACGACGCTCAACGCCAAGGCGCAGGAGGCCGCGTACAAGGGCCTGGGCAGCAAGAAGGGCGCGGTCGCGGCGATCGACCCGCGCACCGGGGCGATCCTGGCGCTGGCCAGCACCCCGTCGTACGACCCCGGGTCCTTCGCGGGCAACTCCGCGACGGACGAGAAGAACTGGGTTGCGCTGGACAAGAAGAACGACCCGGACGACCCGATGCTCAACCGGGCGCTGCGCCAGACCTACCCGCCGGGCTCGACGTTCAAGCTGGTCACCGCCGCGGCCGCGCTGCAGAGCGGGAAGATCGACGACATCGACAAGAAGACGTCGACGCCCGACCCTTACACCCTGCCGGGCACCACCACCCCGCTGGTCAACGAGGGCCACATCCCCTGCAAGGACGCCACGCTGCGCAACGCGCTGAAGTACAGCTGCAACACGGTCTTCGGCAAGCTGGGCGCCGAGGTCGGGCTGAAGGACATGGTCGACGAGGCGGAGCAGTTCGGCTTCAACAAGGAGCAGTTCGTGCCGGTGCGGGCGGACGCCAGCAACTTCGACACCAAGATGTCGGACGACCTGCTCGCCCAGTCCTCCATCGGCCAGTACGACACCGCGGCCACCCCGCTGCAGATGGCGATGGTCGCCTCGGCGATCGCCAACAACGGCGTGCTGATGAAGCCGTACGAGGTGGACAAGCTGGTGGCGCCGAACCTGAGCACCATCTCGCAGACCAGCCCGAGCGAGCTGAGCAAGCCGCTGTCCCCGGAGAACGCGCAGAAGCTCCAGTCGATGATGGAGACCGTGGTCAACGAGGGCACCGGCACCAACGCCAAGATCTCCGAGCCGGGGGTGCGGGTCGGCGGCAAGACCGGCACCGCCCAGCACGGCGTCGGCAACGACAAGGCGCCCTACGCGTGGTTCGTCTCCTACGCGATGACCGACCAGGGCTCCCCGGTCGCGGTGGCCGTGGTGGTCGAGGACGGCTCGGCCAACCGCGACGACATCAGCGGCGGCGGCCTGGCCGCGCCCATCGCCAAGAAGGTGATGGAGGCGGTCCTCCACAAGTGA
- a CDS encoding Stp1/IreP family PP2C-type Ser/Thr phosphatase yields MYPEPTGEVRMSLSLRFAAGSHKGMIREGNEDSGYAGPRLLAIADGMGGQAAGEVASSEVISTIVTLDDDIPGSDILTSLGTAVQRANDQLLHMVQEDPQLEGMGTTLTALLWTGQRLGLVHVGDSRAYLLRDGTLTQITQDHTWVQRLVDEGRITEEEATTHPQRSLLMRALGSGEHVEPDLSIREVRVGDRYLICSDGLSGVVSHQTLEDTLAGYQAPHETVQELIQLALRGGGPDNITCIVADVLDTDDGDTLAAQLNDTPVVVGAVADTQLPLSDPRHLQTPAGRASELGRTPHQGGPSGAFGPPGSGDPGQAGVLGSFGAYDDDAFDKPKRRAWLRRTVIAVVVLAVVGGGLYGAYAWTQTQYYVGAKDDHVAVYQGIDQKLGWISLSKVHKDRTDIPLKYLPSYQRKQVEDTIAVSSLGQASDKADELAQQADVCRKVADARTVVGSAGSGAAKTAAGSVGAGGATGSAGTQSGQKKPAGTPTTSPGKTPAKGGTPTAGSTPTPSTAPTPPLTDSEKKLAQQCGTGQQ; encoded by the coding sequence CCAGGCCGCCGGCGAGGTCGCCTCCTCCGAGGTGATCTCCACCATCGTCACGCTCGACGACGACATCCCCGGCTCCGACATCCTCACCTCGCTGGGCACCGCCGTACAGCGCGCCAACGACCAGCTGCTGCACATGGTCCAGGAGGACCCGCAGCTGGAGGGCATGGGCACCACGCTCACCGCGCTGCTGTGGACCGGCCAGCGGCTCGGCCTGGTGCACGTCGGCGACTCGCGCGCGTACCTGCTGCGCGACGGCACGCTGACCCAGATCACCCAGGACCACACCTGGGTGCAGCGGCTGGTCGACGAGGGCCGCATCACCGAGGAGGAGGCCACCACGCACCCGCAGCGCTCGCTGCTGATGCGCGCGCTGGGCAGCGGCGAACACGTCGAGCCCGACCTCTCCATCCGCGAGGTGCGGGTCGGCGACCGGTATCTGATCTGCTCCGACGGTCTGTCCGGCGTCGTCAGCCACCAGACCCTCGAGGACACCCTCGCCGGCTACCAGGCCCCGCACGAGACCGTGCAGGAGCTGATCCAGCTCGCCCTGCGCGGCGGCGGACCCGACAACATCACGTGCATCGTCGCCGACGTGCTGGACACCGACGACGGCGACACGCTGGCCGCGCAGCTCAATGACACCCCAGTGGTCGTAGGCGCGGTCGCCGACACCCAGCTGCCGCTGTCCGACCCGCGGCACCTGCAGACCCCCGCGGGCCGCGCCTCGGAGCTGGGCCGCACCCCGCACCAGGGCGGCCCCTCCGGCGCCTTCGGGCCGCCCGGCAGCGGCGACCCCGGGCAGGCCGGCGTGCTCGGCTCCTTCGGCGCGTACGACGACGACGCCTTCGACAAGCCCAAGCGGCGCGCCTGGCTCAGGCGCACCGTCATCGCGGTGGTGGTGCTGGCCGTCGTCGGCGGCGGGCTGTACGGCGCGTACGCCTGGACGCAGACGCAGTACTACGTCGGCGCCAAGGACGACCACGTCGCGGTCTACCAGGGCATCGACCAGAAGCTGGGCTGGATCAGCCTGTCGAAGGTGCACAAGGACCGCACCGACATCCCGCTGAAGTACCTGCCCTCGTACCAGCGCAAGCAGGTCGAGGACACCATCGCGGTGAGCAGCCTCGGCCAGGCGTCGGACAAGGCCGACGAGCTGGCCCAGCAGGCGGACGTGTGCCGGAAGGTCGCGGACGCCCGCACGGTCGTCGGCAGCGCCGGCTCCGGGGCGGCCAAGACCGCCGCGGGCTCGGTGGGCGCGGGCGGGGCCACCGGCAGCGCCGGCACGCAGAGCGGGCAGAAGAAGCCCGCCGGCACCCCCACCACGTCTCCCGGCAAGACCCCCGCCAAGGGGGGCACGCCCACGGCCGGCAGCACCCCGACCCCGTCCACCGCCCCCACCCCGCCCCTGACCGACAGCGAGAAGAAGCTGGCGCAGCAATGCGGTACCGGTCAGCAGTAG
- a CDS encoding FtsW/RodA/SpoVE family cell cycle protein translates to MSASNTTTITSIGAPNRRNTELALLVFAVAIPVFAYANVGLAKNDSVPAGLLGYGLGLGVLAGIAHLLVRKFAPYSDPLMLPIATLLNGLGLVLIWRLDQEPVLGSAMAPKQLMWSTLGVALFVCVLVFLKDHRILQRYTYISMFLSLVLLVLPVFFPAVYGARIWITLPGIGSLQPGEFAKIIITVFFAGYLMVKRDALALASRRFMGLYLPRGRDLGPILVIWAMSMLILVFETDLGTSLLFFGLFVIMLYVATERTSWIVFGLLLSAGGAAVVGSSEPHVKVRVHDWLHPLELASNGGVTETAQSMYAFGSGGLFGSGLGQGYSRLIGGIAPKSDYILATVGEELGLAGLMAILLLYALLIERGVRTALAARDPFGKLLAIGLSGAFALQVFVVAGGVTGLIPLTGMTMPFLAQGGSSVIANWALVAILLRISDTARRPAPAPAASPDAEATQVVRSQ, encoded by the coding sequence ATGAGCGCCAGCAACACCACCACCATCACCTCGATCGGCGCGCCCAACCGCCGCAACACCGAGCTGGCCCTGCTCGTCTTCGCCGTGGCCATCCCGGTGTTCGCGTACGCCAACGTCGGCCTGGCCAAGAACGACTCGGTGCCGGCCGGCCTGCTCGGCTACGGCCTGGGCCTGGGCGTGCTCGCGGGCATCGCGCACCTGCTGGTGCGCAAGTTCGCCCCGTACTCCGACCCGCTGATGCTGCCGATCGCCACCCTGCTCAACGGCCTCGGCCTGGTGCTGATCTGGCGGCTGGACCAGGAGCCGGTGCTCGGCTCGGCGATGGCGCCCAAGCAGCTGATGTGGTCGACGCTCGGGGTGGCGCTGTTCGTGTGCGTGCTGGTGTTCCTCAAGGACCACCGCATCCTGCAGCGCTACACCTACATCTCGATGTTCCTGTCGCTGGTGCTGCTGGTGCTGCCGGTGTTCTTCCCCGCGGTCTACGGCGCCCGGATCTGGATCACCCTGCCGGGCATCGGGTCGCTGCAGCCCGGCGAGTTCGCCAAGATCATCATCACCGTCTTCTTCGCCGGCTACCTGATGGTCAAGCGGGACGCGCTGGCGCTGGCCTCGCGCCGCTTCATGGGCCTGTACCTGCCGCGCGGCCGCGACCTCGGCCCGATCCTGGTGATCTGGGCGATGAGCATGCTCATCCTGGTCTTCGAGACCGACCTCGGCACCTCGCTGCTGTTCTTCGGCCTGTTCGTGATCATGCTGTACGTGGCCACCGAGCGGACCAGCTGGATCGTCTTCGGCCTGCTGCTCAGCGCGGGCGGCGCGGCCGTGGTCGGCAGCTCGGAGCCGCACGTGAAGGTGCGCGTCCACGACTGGCTGCACCCGCTGGAGCTGGCCTCCAACGGCGGCGTCACCGAGACCGCGCAGTCGATGTACGCCTTCGGCTCCGGCGGCCTGTTCGGCTCCGGCCTCGGCCAGGGCTACTCCCGGCTGATCGGCGGCATCGCGCCCAAGAGCGACTACATCCTGGCCACCGTCGGCGAGGAGCTGGGGCTGGCCGGGCTGATGGCGATCCTGCTGCTCTACGCGCTGCTCATCGAGCGCGGGGTGCGCACCGCGCTGGCCGCCCGCGACCCGTTCGGCAAGCTGCTGGCGATCGGCCTGTCCGGCGCCTTCGCGCTCCAGGTGTTCGTGGTGGCCGGCGGTGTGACCGGGCTGATCCCGCTGACCGGCATGACGATGCCGTTCCTGGCCCAGGGCGGCTCGTCGGTCATCGCCAACTGGGCCCTGGTCGCGATCCTGCTGAGGATCAGCGACACCGCGCGGCGGCCCGCCCCGGCCCCCGCGGCCTCCCCCGACGCCGAAGCGACCCAGGTGGTGCGCAGCCAGTGA
- a CDS encoding aminodeoxychorismate/anthranilate synthase component II, with translation MSARILVVDNYDSFVFNLVQYLYQLGAQCEVLRNDEVSLAHADEGFDGVLLSPGPGTPEEAGVCVDMVRHCAETGVPVFGVCLGVQSIAVAYGGVVDRAPELLHGKTSAVTHEGVGVFAGLPSPFTATRYHSLAVDRATLPEELRVTAWTENGIIMGLRHRDAAVEGVQFHPESVLTEWGHLMLANWLGECGDPAAVERSRGLAPVVGAGGPAGRAGA, from the coding sequence ATGAGCGCTCGCATCCTCGTGGTGGACAACTACGACAGCTTCGTCTTCAACCTGGTCCAGTACCTCTACCAGCTCGGCGCGCAGTGCGAGGTGCTGCGCAACGACGAGGTCTCCCTCGCCCACGCCGACGAGGGCTTCGACGGCGTGCTGCTGTCGCCCGGCCCCGGCACACCGGAAGAGGCGGGGGTGTGCGTGGACATGGTCCGGCACTGCGCGGAAACCGGAGTGCCGGTGTTCGGCGTCTGTCTGGGCGTGCAGTCGATCGCGGTGGCCTACGGCGGCGTCGTCGACCGCGCCCCCGAGCTGCTGCACGGCAAGACGTCCGCGGTGACGCACGAGGGCGTCGGCGTCTTCGCCGGGCTGCCCAGCCCGTTCACCGCGACGCGCTACCACTCGCTCGCGGTGGACCGCGCCACGCTGCCCGAGGAGTTGCGGGTCACCGCCTGGACGGAGAACGGGATCATCATGGGGCTGCGGCACCGCGACGCCGCCGTCGAGGGTGTGCAGTTCCACCCCGAGTCGGTGCTCACCGAGTGGGGACACCTGATGCTCGCCAACTGGCTGGGCGAGTGCGGCGATCCGGCAGCGGTGGAACGCTCCCGCGGCCTCGCCCCCGTGGTCGGTGCGGGCGGCCCGGCCGGGAGGGCCGGGGCGTGA
- a CDS encoding DUF881 domain-containing protein, giving the protein MLSAGVFALAGLIFWTSFDTAKGVDIRSDDPLPKLSDNVRAKNNRNAELDAQVAAERREVDELAGRGSGLSPAERARLAALDTAAGTAPLTGPGLEVTLDDAPPNAVPLEPGVPDPQPNDLVIHQQDLQAVVNALWQGGADGIRVMDQRLISTSAVRCVGNTLILQGRVYSPPYRITAVGDQDALRKAIARSPAIQNYLQYVQAYGLGWKVSAPGKVTLPGYSGSVNLTYAKPVDQQ; this is encoded by the coding sequence GTGCTCAGTGCGGGAGTCTTCGCGCTGGCCGGGCTCATCTTCTGGACGAGTTTCGACACCGCCAAGGGCGTCGACATCCGCAGTGACGACCCGCTGCCCAAGCTCTCGGACAACGTGCGGGCCAAGAACAACCGCAACGCCGAGCTGGACGCCCAGGTCGCGGCCGAGCGGCGGGAGGTCGACGAGCTGGCCGGCCGCGGCAGCGGGCTGAGCCCCGCCGAGCGGGCCCGGCTGGCCGCGCTGGACACGGCGGCCGGCACCGCGCCGCTGACCGGCCCGGGGCTGGAGGTCACCCTCGACGACGCCCCGCCGAACGCGGTGCCGCTGGAGCCCGGCGTCCCCGACCCGCAGCCGAACGACCTGGTCATCCACCAGCAGGACCTGCAAGCCGTGGTCAACGCGCTGTGGCAGGGCGGCGCCGACGGCATCCGCGTCATGGACCAGCGGCTGATCTCCACCAGCGCGGTCCGCTGCGTCGGCAACACCCTGATCCTCCAGGGCCGCGTCTACTCGCCGCCCTACCGGATCACCGCCGTGGGGGACCAGGACGCGCTGCGCAAGGCGATCGCCCGCAGCCCCGCGATCCAGAACTACCTCCAGTACGTCCAGGCGTACGGACTCGGCTGGAAGGTCTCCGCACCGGGCAAGGTCACCCTGCCGGGCTACTCGGGGTCGGTGAACCTGACCTACGCGAAGCCTGTGGACCAGCAGTGA
- a CDS encoding IS5 family transposase (programmed frameshift), with translation MTDLVERLVPEELWVLFRRVVPPTEVKRPQGGGRRRAGDRDALAAIIFVATSGCTWRQLPPVFGPAWPTVYRRFAQWSRDRVWARLHRVMLDELGARGELDWSRCAIDSVSVRAAKGPLTGPNPTDRGKLGSKIHLITDRNGLPLSLGISGANMHDSLGLEPLVRRIPPIRSRRGPRRRRPAKLHADKGYDYDHLRRWLRNLGIRHHIARKDVESSQRLGHHRWVVERTVSWLAGCRRLHRRYERKAEHFLAFVGIAALRICFRRLTT, from the exons ATGACAGATCTGGTTGAGCGGTTGGTGCCGGAGGAGTTGTGGGTGCTGTTCCGGCGGGTGGTGCCGCCGACTGAGGTGAAGCGCCCGCAGGGCGGTGGCCGGCGCCGGGCCGGTGACCGTGACGCTCTGGCCGCGATCATCTTCGTGGCGACGTCAGGCTGCACCTGGCGGCAGCTGCCGCCGGTGTTCGGGCCGGCCTGGCCCACGGTCTACCGGCGTTTTGCCCAGTGGAGCCGGGACCGGGTCTGGGCCCGGCTGCATCGAGTCATGCTCGACGAACTCGGTGCTCGGGGTGAGCTTGACTGGTCGCGGTGCGCGATCGACTCGGTCAGTGTCAGGGCTGCAAAA GGGCCTTTGACGGGACCGAATCCGACCGATCGAGGCAAGCTGGGATCGAAGATCCACCTGATCACCGATCGCAACGGGCTGCCGCTGTCCCTGGGTATCTCCGGTGCGAACATGCACGACAGCCTGGGCCTGGAGCCGCTTGTGCGCCGGATCCCGCCCATCCGCTCCCGCCGCGGCCCGCGCCGTCGGCGCCCGGCGAAGCTGCACGCCGACAAGGGTTACGACTACGACCATCTGCGTCGGTGGCTTCGCAACCTTGGCATCCGCCACCACATCGCCCGCAAGGACGTGGAGTCCTCACAGCGGCTCGGCCATCACCGGTGGGTAGTGGAGCGGACCGTAAGTTGGCTGGCCGGCTGCCGCCGCCTCCACCGCCGCTACGAACGCAAGGCCGAACACTTCCTCGCCTTCGTCGGCATAGCTGCCCTCCGTATCTGCTTCCGTCGGCTGACCACCTGA
- a CDS encoding DUF3885 domain-containing protein, whose protein sequence is MSGGVTAALTELWQQHWPNCPPVGYKLRDPYRNAWVRFHSLPESKRYADDESEYTVVLERYNTVLDELFAGEDVYVITPVWATEAEVPPFQPDAGYWQSLLVEDDPDPEFRTYCHLFAARQPWRYGCLDELLRDIADDNVAGVLITDTQMGRIYHPYDGGADVFLATPEERDQMRDRHADWLSRHPSGL, encoded by the coding sequence ATGTCTGGAGGCGTAACGGCGGCTTTGACGGAGTTGTGGCAGCAGCACTGGCCCAACTGTCCTCCGGTTGGGTACAAGCTCCGCGACCCGTACCGGAATGCCTGGGTGCGGTTCCACAGCCTGCCGGAGTCGAAGCGATACGCGGACGACGAGAGCGAGTACACCGTCGTCCTGGAGCGGTACAACACCGTCCTCGATGAGTTGTTCGCCGGTGAGGATGTCTATGTGATCACTCCAGTTTGGGCGACCGAAGCCGAGGTTCCGCCATTCCAGCCAGATGCTGGCTACTGGCAGAGCCTGTTGGTGGAGGACGATCCAGATCCGGAGTTCCGTACCTACTGCCACCTCTTCGCCGCCCGCCAGCCCTGGCGATACGGCTGCCTCGACGAGCTGCTCCGCGACATCGCGGACGACAATGTTGCGGGAGTCCTCATCACCGACACCCAGATGGGGCGTATCTACCACCCCTACGACGGTGGCGCCGATGTCTTTCTCGCCACGCCCGAGGAGCGGGATCAGATGCGCGATCGGCATGCCGACTGGCTTTCCCGTCACCCGTCGGGTCTCTGA
- a CDS encoding class E sortase gives MTSDQRGGRGRVAATISVIGEILITLGLLLALFVVYSLWWTNVIADRHEKAEAKKVRQQWAQSGPTGGNAAPKGLDTGDGIGFLHVPAMGKHYEVLVKKGTSTKVLNEGVAGYYTKPTPSALPWDPTGNFTLAAHRDGHGAKFHNIDKIKDGDPIVFESKDTWYVYKVYKILDQTSKYNVAVTAQVPKESGKTKPGRYITLTTCTPVYTSRYRYIVWGQLVRTQKVDPQRTPPAELR, from the coding sequence GTGACCAGCGACCAACGCGGCGGACGCGGACGCGTCGCGGCCACCATCAGCGTCATCGGCGAGATCCTCATCACCCTGGGCCTGCTCCTGGCCCTGTTCGTCGTCTACTCCCTGTGGTGGACCAACGTCATCGCCGACCGGCACGAGAAGGCCGAGGCGAAGAAGGTGCGGCAGCAGTGGGCGCAGTCCGGGCCCACCGGCGGGAACGCCGCACCCAAGGGCCTGGACACCGGTGACGGCATCGGCTTCCTGCACGTCCCCGCGATGGGCAAGCACTACGAGGTGCTGGTGAAGAAGGGCACCTCGACCAAGGTCCTCAACGAGGGCGTGGCCGGCTACTACACCAAGCCCACGCCCTCCGCGCTGCCCTGGGACCCGACCGGCAACTTCACGCTCGCCGCGCACCGCGACGGCCACGGCGCGAAGTTCCACAACATCGACAAGATCAAGGACGGCGACCCGATCGTCTTCGAGTCCAAGGACACCTGGTACGTCTACAAGGTCTACAAGATCCTCGACCAGACCTCGAAGTACAACGTCGCCGTCACCGCCCAGGTCCCGAAGGAGTCGGGCAAGACCAAGCCCGGCCGCTACATCACCCTGACGACCTGCACCCCGGTCTACACCTCGCGCTACCGCTACATCGTCTGGGGCCAACTCGTCCGCACCCAAAAGGTCGACCCCCAGCGCACGCCGCCGGCCGAGCTGCGATAG
- the pknB gene encoding Stk1 family PASTA domain-containing Ser/Thr kinase → MEEPRRLGGRYELGSVLGRGGMAEVYLAHDTRLGRTVAVKTLRVDLARDPSFQARFRREAQSAASLNHPSIVAVYDTGEDYVDGVSIPYIVMEYVDGSTLRELLHSGRKLLPERAMEMTVGILQALEYSHRAGIVHRDIKPANVMLTRTGQVKVMDFGIARAMGDSGMTMTQTAAVIGTAQYLSPEQAKGEQVDARSDLYSTGCLLYELLTVRPPFVGDSPVAVAYQHVREDPQPPSVFDPEVTPAMDAIVLKALTKDPDYRYQSADEMRADIEAALDGQPVGATVAMGAAGDGYPQPYGDGAATTALPAQGGDQHTTMLPPMREDDGGYGYDDRPDRRRQKKNNTSTVLLVIAGVLVLIGAIFLGKALFSKDSGGGSEAVPSFIGLSLPDAKAKAANVDLTITEGDAIDCPTVPLNMVGKQTPAANAPAPSDKQVTVQLCKGKPPADVPNVLHDEVNNAKQELINHGFTNITVKYKDSTTDDPNIVLAQDPSGGESKALNTKITLTVSKTPEKQTPVDVTGVPYDNAKAQLKAQGFTNVTRAQQDIPSDTTAKGSVVQQTPAPSDGAISLDTQIVLTVSSGPEQTQQPQQTMPDDLVSKTVGDAKAELNALGLNLQITAVGPDGNPVGDDARIYNVQPGAGSQLQEGQPVQLQAFGGGGGPGGGNGGGPGGGN, encoded by the coding sequence ATGGAAGAGCCGCGTCGCCTCGGCGGCCGGTACGAGCTGGGCTCGGTGCTCGGCCGCGGTGGCATGGCCGAGGTGTACCTCGCCCACGACACCCGCCTCGGCCGTACCGTCGCCGTGAAGACGCTGCGGGTGGACCTCGCTCGCGACCCGTCCTTCCAGGCCCGGTTCCGCCGGGAGGCCCAGTCCGCCGCCTCGCTCAACCACCCGTCGATCGTCGCCGTCTACGACACCGGCGAGGACTACGTGGACGGGGTCTCGATCCCGTACATCGTCATGGAGTACGTGGACGGCTCCACCCTGCGCGAGCTGCTGCACTCCGGGCGCAAGCTGCTGCCCGAGCGCGCCATGGAGATGACCGTGGGCATCCTCCAGGCGCTGGAGTACAGCCACCGGGCCGGCATCGTGCACCGCGACATCAAGCCGGCCAACGTCATGCTGACGCGCACCGGCCAGGTCAAGGTCATGGACTTCGGCATCGCCCGCGCGATGGGCGACTCCGGCATGACCATGACGCAGACGGCGGCCGTGATCGGCACCGCGCAGTACCTCTCCCCCGAGCAGGCCAAGGGCGAGCAGGTCGACGCGCGCTCCGACCTGTACTCCACCGGCTGCCTGCTCTACGAACTGCTCACCGTGCGGCCCCCGTTCGTCGGCGACTCGCCGGTCGCGGTGGCCTACCAGCACGTGCGCGAGGACCCGCAGCCGCCGTCGGTCTTCGACCCCGAGGTCACGCCGGCGATGGACGCGATCGTCCTCAAGGCGCTCACCAAGGACCCCGACTACCGCTACCAGTCGGCCGACGAGATGCGGGCCGACATCGAGGCGGCGCTGGACGGCCAGCCGGTCGGCGCGACCGTCGCGATGGGCGCGGCCGGCGATGGCTACCCGCAGCCCTACGGCGACGGCGCGGCCACCACCGCGCTGCCCGCGCAGGGCGGCGACCAGCACACCACGATGCTGCCGCCGATGCGCGAGGACGACGGCGGCTACGGTTACGACGACCGGCCGGACCGGCGCCGCCAGAAGAAGAACAACACCTCCACAGTGCTGCTGGTCATCGCCGGCGTGCTGGTGCTGATCGGCGCGATCTTCCTGGGCAAGGCGCTGTTCAGCAAGGACTCCGGCGGCGGGAGCGAGGCGGTGCCGTCCTTCATCGGTCTGTCGCTGCCCGACGCCAAGGCCAAGGCGGCGAACGTCGACCTGACGATCACCGAGGGCGACGCGATCGACTGCCCGACCGTGCCGCTGAACATGGTCGGCAAGCAGACGCCTGCGGCCAACGCGCCGGCGCCCTCCGACAAGCAGGTCACCGTGCAGCTGTGCAAGGGCAAGCCGCCGGCCGACGTGCCCAACGTGCTGCACGACGAGGTCAACAACGCCAAGCAGGAGCTGATCAACCACGGCTTCACCAACATCACGGTGAAGTACAAGGACTCCACGACGGACGACCCGAACATCGTCCTGGCGCAGGACCCGTCCGGCGGCGAGAGCAAGGCGCTGAACACCAAGATCACGCTGACGGTCTCCAAGACCCCGGAGAAGCAGACCCCGGTGGACGTCACCGGCGTGCCGTACGACAACGCCAAGGCGCAGCTGAAGGCGCAGGGCTTCACCAACGTCACTCGGGCGCAGCAGGACATCCCTTCGGACACCACGGCCAAGGGCAGCGTGGTCCAGCAGACGCCGGCGCCGAGCGACGGCGCGATCTCGCTGGACACCCAGATCGTGCTGACGGTCTCCTCCGGTCCGGAGCAGACGCAGCAGCCGCAGCAGACGATGCCGGATGACCTCGTCAGCAAGACGGTGGGCGACGCCAAGGCCGAGTTGAACGCACTGGGTCTGAACCTGCAGATCACCGCGGTGGGCCCGGACGGAAACCCGGTCGGCGACGACGCCCGCATCTACAACGTCCAGCCCGGCGCGGGAAGCCAACTCCAGGAGGGCCAGCCCGTCCAGCTCCAGGCGTTCGGCGGCGGAGGCGGCCCGGGCGGCGGCAACGGCGGCGGCCCCGGCGGAGGCAACTGA